Proteins from one Monodelphis domestica isolate mMonDom1 chromosome 6, mMonDom1.pri, whole genome shotgun sequence genomic window:
- the WEE1 gene encoding wee1-like protein kinase isoform X2, which yields MSSGRSEKQGFDMRQTPQVNINPFTPDSMLLHSSGQCRRRKRTHWNDSCDEDMEASDGELEDEPARPAKRITITESNMKSRYESEFHELEKIGSGEFGSVFKCVKRLDGCIYAIKRSKKPLAGSVDEQNALREVYAHAVLGQHSHVVRYFSAWAEDDHMLIQNEYCNGGSLGDAISENYRSMNYFSETELKDLLIQVARGLKYIHSMSLVHMDIKPSNIFISRVSIPGITEEGDEDDWTANKVIFKIGDLGHVTRISSPQVEEGDSRFLANEVLQENYTHLPKADIFALALTVVCAAGAEPLPTNGDQWHEIRQGKLPRIPQVLSQELTDLLKVMIHPDPERRPSALALVKHSVLLSASRKSAEQLRIELNAEKFKNSLLQKELKKAQMAKAAAEERALFTDRMATRSSTQSNRTARLIGKKMNRSVSLTIY from the exons ATGAGCTCAGGAAGATCAGAAAAACAAGGATTTGACATGAGACAGACCCCTCAAGTGAATATTAATCCATTCACACCGGATTCAATGTTGCTTCATTCTTCAGGACAATGTCGTCGAAGGAAAAGAACACACTGGAATGA CTCCTGTGATGAAGACATGGAAGCAAGTGATGGGGAGCTGGAAGATGAGCCTGCCAGACCTGCCAAG aGAATTACAATCACAGAAAGTAACATGAAATCAAGATATGAAAGTGAATTTCATGAATTGGAGAAGATTGGGTCAGGAGAGTTTGGTTCAGTATTTAAGTGTGTAAAGAGGCTGGATGGATGTATCTATGccataaagagatcaaagaagccATTGGCTGGTTCTGTCGATGA ACAGAATGCTTTAAGAGAAGTCTATGCCCACGCAGTACTTGGACAGCATTCTCATGTGGTTCGATACTTCTCTGCATGGGCAGAAGATGATCACATGCTGATACAGAATGAGTATTGTAATG GTGGAAGCTTAGGGGATGCCATAAGTGAAAATTACAGAAGCATGAATTATTTTTCGGAAACAGAACTTAAAGATCTCCTCATACAAGTTGCTCGTGGTTTGAAATATATTCACTCAATGTCATTGGTACACATGGATATCAAGCCTA GTAATATTTTCATATCTAGAGTGTCAATCCCAGGCATCACTGAGGAAGGGGACGAAGATGATTGGACAGccaataaagttatttttaaaatag GAGATCTTGGACATGTAACCAGGATATCCAGTCCACAGGTAGAAGAAGGTGATAGCCGTTTCCTTGCAAATGAAGTTTTACAAGAG AACTACACTCATTTGCCAAAGGCAGATATTTTTGCTCTGGCTCTCACTGTGGTGTGTGCTGCCGGCGCTGAACCGCTCCCCACAAATGGAGACCAGTGGCACGAGATACGTCAAGGAAAGCTACCACGGATACCCCAAGTCCTCTCCCAAGAACTGACAGATCTGTTGAAG GTCATGATTCACCCTGACCCCGAGAGGAGACCGTCGGCGTTGGCACTGGTCAAGCACTCAGTGTTACTCTCTGCCTCCAGGAAGAGTGCTGAGCAGCTACGCATAGAGCTGAATGCAGAAAAATTCAAGAACTCACTCCTGCAGAA aGAACTAAAGAAAGCACAGATGGCAAAAGCAGCTGCAGAGGAAAGAGCTCTCTTTACAGACAGAATGGCCACTCGGTCCAGCACGCAGAGTAACAGAACAGCACGACTCATAGGGAAGAAGATGAACCGTTCTGTTAGCCTGACTATATACTGA
- the WEE1 gene encoding wee1-like protein kinase isoform X1: MSFQSRHQAPPPPRGRPAGSCALRQKLIFSPGSDCEEEEEEEEEEDEGSGHSTGEDSAFQEPDSPLPPTRSPAEPGPAAEPEPRGRGPTPGPLEEEMPLADEGGPGDGDVGGAEGDSWEEEGFGSSSPVKSPAAGSYYLSSPLSPLRGDRSPHGRLRRDGSCSPVPDYPGTPPHKTFRKLRLFDTPHTPKSLLSKARGIDSSSVKLRGGSLFMSSGRSEKQGFDMRQTPQVNINPFTPDSMLLHSSGQCRRRKRTHWNDSCDEDMEASDGELEDEPARPAKRITITESNMKSRYESEFHELEKIGSGEFGSVFKCVKRLDGCIYAIKRSKKPLAGSVDEQNALREVYAHAVLGQHSHVVRYFSAWAEDDHMLIQNEYCNGGSLGDAISENYRSMNYFSETELKDLLIQVARGLKYIHSMSLVHMDIKPSNIFISRVSIPGITEEGDEDDWTANKVIFKIGDLGHVTRISSPQVEEGDSRFLANEVLQENYTHLPKADIFALALTVVCAAGAEPLPTNGDQWHEIRQGKLPRIPQVLSQELTDLLKVMIHPDPERRPSALALVKHSVLLSASRKSAEQLRIELNAEKFKNSLLQKELKKAQMAKAAAEERALFTDRMATRSSTQSNRTARLIGKKMNRSVSLTIY; the protein is encoded by the exons ATGAGCTTCCAGAGCCGGCACCAGGCGCCGCCGCCGCCCCGCGGCCGGCCCGCAGGCTCCTGCGCTCTGCGGCAGAAACTTATCTTCTCCCCGGGCAGCGACtgcgaggaggaggaggaggaagaggaggaggaggacgagggCAGCGGCCACAGCACCGGGGAGGACTCGGCCTTCCAGGAGCCTGACTCGCCGCTGCCGCCCACCCGCAGCCCCGCGGAACCCGGGCCGGCCGCCGAGCCAGAGCCCCGCGGCCGGGGCCCGACCCCAGGCCCGCTGGAGGAAGAGATGCCTCTGGCAGATGAGGGAGGCCCCGGCGACGGGGACGTGGGAGGCGCCGAGGGCGACTCGTGGGAGGAGGAAGGCTTCGGCTCCTCATCCCCGGTCAAGTCTCCCGCTGCCGGCTCCTATTACTTGAGCAGCCCTCTGTCCCCGCTCCGCGGGGATCGCTCCCCGCACGGCCGCCTGCGCCGGGATGGCTCCTGCTCTCCAGTGCCTGACTACCCGGGCACACCGCCACACAAGACTTTTCGAAAGCTGCGGCTCTTCGACACGCCGCACACCCCCAAG AGTTTGCTCTCCAAAGCTCGAGGAATAGATTCCAGCTCTGTTAAACTTCGAGGTGGTTCTCTTTTCATGAGCTCAGGAAGATCAGAAAAACAAGGATTTGACATGAGACAGACCCCTCAAGTGAATATTAATCCATTCACACCGGATTCAATGTTGCTTCATTCTTCAGGACAATGTCGTCGAAGGAAAAGAACACACTGGAATGA CTCCTGTGATGAAGACATGGAAGCAAGTGATGGGGAGCTGGAAGATGAGCCTGCCAGACCTGCCAAG aGAATTACAATCACAGAAAGTAACATGAAATCAAGATATGAAAGTGAATTTCATGAATTGGAGAAGATTGGGTCAGGAGAGTTTGGTTCAGTATTTAAGTGTGTAAAGAGGCTGGATGGATGTATCTATGccataaagagatcaaagaagccATTGGCTGGTTCTGTCGATGA ACAGAATGCTTTAAGAGAAGTCTATGCCCACGCAGTACTTGGACAGCATTCTCATGTGGTTCGATACTTCTCTGCATGGGCAGAAGATGATCACATGCTGATACAGAATGAGTATTGTAATG GTGGAAGCTTAGGGGATGCCATAAGTGAAAATTACAGAAGCATGAATTATTTTTCGGAAACAGAACTTAAAGATCTCCTCATACAAGTTGCTCGTGGTTTGAAATATATTCACTCAATGTCATTGGTACACATGGATATCAAGCCTA GTAATATTTTCATATCTAGAGTGTCAATCCCAGGCATCACTGAGGAAGGGGACGAAGATGATTGGACAGccaataaagttatttttaaaatag GAGATCTTGGACATGTAACCAGGATATCCAGTCCACAGGTAGAAGAAGGTGATAGCCGTTTCCTTGCAAATGAAGTTTTACAAGAG AACTACACTCATTTGCCAAAGGCAGATATTTTTGCTCTGGCTCTCACTGTGGTGTGTGCTGCCGGCGCTGAACCGCTCCCCACAAATGGAGACCAGTGGCACGAGATACGTCAAGGAAAGCTACCACGGATACCCCAAGTCCTCTCCCAAGAACTGACAGATCTGTTGAAG GTCATGATTCACCCTGACCCCGAGAGGAGACCGTCGGCGTTGGCACTGGTCAAGCACTCAGTGTTACTCTCTGCCTCCAGGAAGAGTGCTGAGCAGCTACGCATAGAGCTGAATGCAGAAAAATTCAAGAACTCACTCCTGCAGAA aGAACTAAAGAAAGCACAGATGGCAAAAGCAGCTGCAGAGGAAAGAGCTCTCTTTACAGACAGAATGGCCACTCGGTCCAGCACGCAGAGTAACAGAACAGCACGACTCATAGGGAAGAAGATGAACCGTTCTGTTAGCCTGACTATATACTGA